Proteins from a genomic interval of Streptomyces fodineus:
- a CDS encoding RNA polymerase sigma-70 factor: MTEDPFVTHRSLLFTVAYEMLGSAADAEDVLQESWLRWAGVDASQVRDPRAYLVRTVTRQALNRLRTLSRSREDYVGEWLPEPLLTSPDVAEDVELAESVSIAMLTVLETLGPTERAVFVLREVFDLSYGEIAEAVGKTAAAVRQIARRAREHVAARRPRVRVSRAEQQAVVDRFLAALRTGHLRELLEIMSPDVVMITDGGGVVPAALTPFHGADAVARVLARAHRAVDTLATTAVCLNGTPAGRIEFDGEPSAVGFTVEAGRITRIYVVRNPHKLAYLDEPAELAR, translated from the coding sequence ATGACCGAGGACCCCTTCGTCACCCACCGCAGCCTGCTCTTCACGGTCGCCTACGAGATGCTCGGCTCGGCGGCCGACGCGGAGGACGTGCTGCAGGAGTCCTGGCTGCGGTGGGCCGGCGTCGACGCCTCGCAGGTGCGCGACCCGCGGGCGTACCTCGTGCGGACCGTCACCCGGCAGGCGCTCAACCGGCTGCGCACGCTGTCGCGCAGCCGCGAGGACTACGTCGGCGAATGGCTGCCGGAACCGCTGCTGACCAGCCCCGATGTCGCCGAGGACGTCGAGCTCGCGGAGAGTGTTTCGATCGCGATGCTGACGGTCCTCGAAACCCTCGGGCCGACCGAGCGCGCGGTGTTCGTGCTCCGCGAGGTCTTCGACCTGTCGTACGGCGAGATCGCCGAGGCCGTCGGGAAGACGGCGGCCGCGGTACGGCAGATCGCGCGGCGGGCCCGCGAGCACGTGGCGGCCCGGCGCCCGCGCGTGCGGGTGAGCCGTGCGGAGCAGCAGGCGGTGGTGGACCGCTTCCTGGCCGCCCTGCGCACCGGGCACCTGCGGGAGCTGCTGGAGATCATGTCCCCCGACGTGGTCATGATCACCGATGGGGGCGGGGTGGTCCCCGCGGCTCTGACTCCGTTCCACGGAGCCGACGCGGTGGCACGGGTGCTCGCGCGCGCACACCGCGCGGTGGACACCCTGGCCACGACGGCCGTATGCCTCAACGGCACACCGGCCGGCCGCATCGAGTTCGACGGCGAACCCAGCGCGGTCGGTTTCACGGTGGAGGCCGGCCGGATCACCCGCATCTACGTGGTCCGCAACCCGCACAAGCTGGCCTACCTGGACGAACCGGCGGAACTGGCGCGGTAG
- a CDS encoding C40 family peptidase, with protein sequence MGWGKRSILSAAVTVVCAVTVLAAPGTAFADPEPTASSSPTPSTSPTPAPDKDLEKVREKLDKLYHDAAVATDAYNAAEEKTKQQSAAIVSLARKIDEGRQRLARLQDQAGAAAREQYRTGGMPPTAQFLLSNDPGQVLDGAGLVLQGQRATKSLMSELTSTQKQLQAYADDAAAQWRKLDAERQAKAAAKKKIQQQIDAAEKLQSDLVKKDQERLAQLEEQAALKAQTTWLDTGILKRIHGTASAQGEKAVAFATAQLGKPYVWGAEGPKSYDCSGLTSQAWAAAGHPIPRTSQEQWQQLKHVDIKDMRPGDLIIYFDDASHVAIYIGDGAIIQAPRPGRDVTVAGAGSMPILGVVRPDA encoded by the coding sequence ATGGGCTGGGGCAAGCGCAGCATCCTCTCGGCCGCCGTGACCGTGGTCTGCGCGGTGACCGTGCTGGCCGCGCCCGGCACGGCCTTCGCCGACCCGGAGCCGACTGCGAGTTCCTCGCCGACTCCGAGCACGTCGCCGACTCCCGCACCGGACAAGGACCTTGAGAAGGTCCGCGAGAAGCTCGACAAGCTCTACCATGACGCGGCCGTCGCCACCGACGCCTACAACGCGGCGGAGGAGAAGACGAAGCAGCAGTCCGCCGCGATCGTCTCGCTGGCCAGGAAGATCGACGAGGGCCGGCAGAGGCTCGCCAGGCTCCAGGACCAGGCGGGCGCCGCGGCCCGCGAGCAGTACCGCACCGGCGGCATGCCGCCCACCGCCCAGTTCCTGCTCAGCAACGATCCCGGACAGGTCCTGGACGGGGCCGGGCTGGTGCTCCAGGGGCAGCGGGCGACGAAGTCGCTGATGAGCGAACTGACCAGCACCCAGAAGCAGTTGCAGGCGTACGCCGACGACGCCGCCGCGCAGTGGAGGAAGCTGGACGCCGAGCGCCAGGCCAAGGCCGCTGCGAAGAAGAAGATCCAGCAGCAGATCGACGCCGCCGAGAAGCTCCAGTCCGACCTGGTGAAGAAGGACCAGGAGCGGCTCGCGCAGCTGGAGGAGCAGGCCGCGCTGAAGGCGCAGACCACCTGGCTGGACACCGGCATCCTCAAGAGGATCCACGGCACGGCCTCCGCGCAGGGCGAGAAGGCCGTCGCGTTCGCCACCGCCCAGCTCGGCAAGCCGTATGTGTGGGGCGCCGAGGGCCCGAAGTCCTACGACTGCTCCGGCCTGACCTCCCAGGCCTGGGCGGCGGCCGGCCACCCCATCCCGCGCACCTCGCAGGAGCAGTGGCAGCAGCTCAAGCACGTCGACATCAAGGACATGCGCCCCGGCGACCTCATCATCTACTTCGACGACGCCAGCCATGTCGCCATCTACATCGGCGACGGCGCGATCATCCAGGCCCCGCGCCCGGGACGGGACGTGACGGTCGCGGGCGCCGGCTCGATGCCGATCCTGGGGGTGGTACGGCCCGACGCGTGA
- a CDS encoding class I SAM-dependent methyltransferase, with the protein MTARAAPRPVGTVTRGTTNPNRLRRMDRWIAATHGGELRRADDPLAIDLGYGAAPWTAVELLGRLRTVAPRTHVIGIEIEPERVVAARPYTREGLAFRHGGFEVPAPGRPMLIRAANVLRQYDEPEVAAVWERLCARLAPAGGGSRGGLLVEGTCDEIGRRHVWVALGPEGPRTVTFATRLGSLRQPSDLAERLPKALIHRNVPGEPVHAFLRDFDRAWAAAAPYASYGARQRWLRAVRDLTADWPVTDSPARWRQGEVTVAWAALAPKG; encoded by the coding sequence ATGACAGCCCGCGCAGCGCCCCGCCCCGTGGGAACGGTGACGCGCGGGACCACCAACCCCAACCGGCTCCGCCGTATGGACCGCTGGATAGCGGCGACCCACGGCGGCGAACTCCGGCGTGCCGACGACCCCCTGGCCATCGATCTCGGCTACGGCGCCGCCCCCTGGACGGCCGTGGAACTGCTCGGCCGGCTGCGCACGGTCGCCCCCCGCACGCACGTGATCGGTATCGAGATCGAACCGGAGCGGGTCGTGGCAGCGCGGCCGTACACGCGGGAAGGCCTGGCCTTCCGGCACGGCGGCTTCGAGGTGCCCGCACCCGGGCGGCCGATGCTCATCCGGGCCGCCAACGTGCTGCGCCAGTACGACGAGCCGGAGGTCGCCGCCGTCTGGGAGCGGCTGTGCGCGCGGCTCGCCCCGGCCGGCGGCGGCTCGCGTGGCGGGCTGCTGGTCGAGGGGACCTGCGACGAGATCGGGCGGCGGCACGTGTGGGTGGCGCTCGGCCCGGAGGGGCCGCGGACCGTCACCTTCGCCACCCGGCTGGGCTCGTTGCGGCAGCCGTCCGACCTCGCCGAGCGGCTGCCGAAGGCGCTGATCCACCGGAACGTGCCCGGCGAGCCGGTGCACGCCTTCCTGCGCGACTTCGACCGCGCCTGGGCCGCCGCCGCGCCCTACGCCTCCTACGGCGCCCGTCAGCGCTGGCTGCGCGCGGTGCGGGACCTGACGGCCGACTGGCCGGTCACGGACTCCCCGGCCCGCTGGCGGCAGGGCGAAGTGACCGTGGCGTGGGCGGCGTTGGCGCCGAAGGGCTGA
- a CDS encoding GNAT family N-acetyltransferase, with the protein MGGRPPCPQSAEVSRAALAAGATEVALFTNAANPTSNVLYQCIGYRLVSDWATYDFASAEPEAG; encoded by the coding sequence ATGGGCGGCCGCCCCCCGTGCCCGCAGTCGGCCGAGGTGAGCCGGGCCGCGCTGGCCGCGGGCGCCACGGAGGTCGCGCTGTTCACGAACGCGGCCAACCCCACCAGCAACGTCCTCTATCAGTGCATCGGGTACCGCCTGGTCAGCGACTGGGCCACGTACGACTTCGCCTCCGCCGAACCGGAGGCGGGCTAG
- a CDS encoding carboxymuconolactone decarboxylase family protein, translating into MTLRVPKAELTPELTASMIEQFGAVPEPLQVTWHNPAVAEAGQEMGARVNAWEVADESLKSFAHMAVAARVGCSWCLDINYFQAQNKNLDLTKASQVPRWRESEVFTPLERDVMEYAEAMTSTPPTVTDELSARLLDRLGPAALVELTASIAFANYATRNNTALGVTSQGFSDACEIPLAGRREQPAS; encoded by the coding sequence ATGACGCTCCGCGTCCCGAAGGCCGAGCTCACCCCGGAGCTCACCGCGAGCATGATCGAGCAGTTCGGCGCCGTACCCGAACCCCTTCAGGTCACCTGGCACAACCCCGCGGTCGCCGAGGCGGGCCAGGAGATGGGGGCCAGGGTGAACGCGTGGGAGGTGGCGGACGAGAGCCTGAAGTCGTTCGCGCACATGGCCGTCGCGGCCCGGGTCGGCTGCAGCTGGTGCCTCGACATCAACTACTTCCAGGCGCAGAACAAGAACCTGGACCTGACCAAGGCGAGCCAGGTGCCGCGCTGGCGGGAGTCGGAGGTGTTCACCCCGCTGGAGCGGGACGTGATGGAGTACGCCGAGGCCATGACGAGCACCCCGCCGACCGTCACCGACGAGCTGTCCGCCCGCCTGCTGGACCGGCTCGGCCCGGCGGCGCTGGTCGAACTCACCGCGTCGATCGCCTTCGCCAACTACGCGACCAGGAACAACACGGCGCTCGGGGTCACGTCGCAGGGCTTCTCCGACGCCTGCGAGATCCCGCTGGCCGGACGCCGGGAGCAGCCGGCTTCATGA
- a CDS encoding helix-turn-helix domain-containing protein yields MASLNVGNLGEYLREQRRNAQLSLRQLADAAGVSNPYLSQIERGLRKPSAEVLQQVAKALRISAETLYVRAGILDAERDRDEVETRAVILADPSLNERQKQVLLQIYESFRKENGFGVGESADDEDGAQEADTGSTRVPGTGTAGGHDADAGPRRTAG; encoded by the coding sequence ATGGCATCACTGAACGTCGGCAATCTCGGTGAGTACCTGCGCGAGCAGCGGCGGAACGCCCAGCTGTCGCTGCGGCAGCTCGCCGACGCCGCCGGCGTGTCCAATCCCTACCTGAGCCAGATCGAGCGCGGGCTGCGCAAGCCCAGCGCGGAGGTGCTCCAGCAGGTCGCCAAGGCCCTGCGCATCTCCGCCGAGACGCTGTACGTCCGCGCCGGGATCCTCGACGCCGAGCGGGACCGGGACGAGGTGGAGACCCGGGCGGTCATCCTCGCCGATCCCTCGCTCAACGAGCGGCAGAAGCAGGTGCTGCTCCAGATCTACGAGTCCTTCCGGAAAGAGAACGGATTCGGGGTCGGCGAGAGCGCCGACGACGAGGACGGCGCACAGGAAGCGGACACCGGCAGCACCCGCGTGCCCGGTACCGGCACGGCCGGCGGACACGATGCCGATGCGGGCCCGCGGCGGACGGCCGGGTAA
- a CDS encoding PP2C family protein-serine/threonine phosphatase encodes MPVPVPRQRAIPAVESGQAQAATAVGGPLKEEAHRDATPTNGGGATLTLLLIEDDPAGSPIVPDLLDPAGKPIRVRTARNLTEAERLLTDDVHCILLDLALPAPGGSDTDDELAVLKHVLRLAPRHAVLALTASGDAERGTEAVRVGAQDYLFRDELDGRLLSRAIRYAVERKRSDTAERRLAEGRLRAQENRRLERGLLPTPLLEGSSLRFAARYRPGRSRALLGGDFYDAVRTPDGTVHAMIGDVCGHGPDEAALGVELRIAWRALTLAGLCGDELLGTLQEVLEHERADEEIFATLCTVDIAPDGRHAGLCLAGHPAPLLARPGRPARLLPYDNNGPALGLLPGARWPRIQVELGAEWSLMLYTDGLIEGRVGESGERLGQDGMVSMIRRQLAEGLRGEGLLRAAVSEVRDLNGGELTDDVAVVLLDRTP; translated from the coding sequence ATGCCCGTACCCGTACCGCGGCAGAGAGCGATCCCGGCCGTGGAGAGTGGTCAGGCGCAGGCCGCCACCGCAGTCGGCGGCCCCCTCAAGGAAGAGGCCCACCGCGACGCCACGCCCACGAACGGCGGCGGCGCCACTCTCACCCTGCTGCTGATCGAGGACGATCCGGCCGGTTCGCCGATCGTGCCCGACCTGCTGGACCCGGCCGGCAAGCCGATACGTGTCCGTACCGCCCGCAACCTCACCGAGGCCGAGCGGCTGCTCACCGACGACGTCCACTGCATCCTGCTCGACCTGGCGCTCCCGGCGCCGGGCGGCAGCGACACCGACGACGAGCTGGCCGTGCTCAAGCACGTGCTCCGGCTCGCGCCCCGGCATGCCGTGCTCGCGCTGACCGCCTCCGGCGACGCCGAGCGCGGCACCGAGGCCGTGCGCGTCGGTGCGCAGGACTACCTCTTCCGGGACGAGCTGGACGGCCGGCTGCTGAGCCGTGCCATCCGGTACGCGGTGGAGCGGAAACGTTCCGACACCGCCGAGCGGCGGCTCGCCGAGGGTCGGCTGCGCGCACAGGAGAACCGCCGTCTGGAGCGCGGGCTGCTGCCCACGCCCCTGCTGGAGGGCTCCTCGCTGCGCTTCGCCGCCCGCTACCGCCCCGGCCGCTCCCGGGCGCTGCTGGGCGGCGACTTCTACGACGCCGTCCGCACCCCCGACGGCACCGTGCACGCCATGATCGGCGACGTCTGCGGCCACGGCCCGGACGAGGCCGCGCTCGGCGTGGAGCTGCGCATCGCCTGGCGGGCACTGACGCTCGCCGGGCTGTGCGGCGACGAGCTGCTCGGCACGCTCCAGGAGGTACTGGAGCACGAGCGGGCCGACGAGGAGATCTTCGCGACCCTGTGCACGGTGGACATCGCGCCCGACGGCCGCCACGCGGGCCTGTGCCTGGCCGGCCATCCGGCCCCGCTGCTCGCCCGCCCCGGCCGCCCGGCCCGGCTGCTCCCCTACGACAACAACGGCCCCGCCCTCGGCCTGCTCCCCGGCGCCCGCTGGCCGCGGATCCAGGTGGAGCTGGGTGCCGAGTGGAGCCTCATGCTCTACACCGACGGCCTGATCGAGGGCCGGGTCGGCGAGAGCGGGGAGCGGCTGGGGCAGGACGGGATGGTGTCGATGATCCGCCGCCAGCTCGCCGAGGGTCTGCGGGGAGAGGGGCTGCTGCGGGCCGCGGTGAGTGAGGTGCGGGACCTCAATGGCGGGGAGCTGACCGACGACGTGGCGGTGGTCCTGCTGGACCGGACGCCGTAG
- a CDS encoding DUF2516 family protein: MWLIFTAMLAFAIVAFVMAAIYRDDAYRAADKQNKGFWLIILGVAVAVNLFVPWLFLQLAGLVATIVFFVDVRPALQQVSGGKGFRRRGRGSSSDGPYGPWNGGR; this comes from the coding sequence ATGTGGCTGATCTTCACCGCCATGCTGGCGTTCGCCATCGTGGCGTTCGTGATGGCCGCGATCTACCGCGACGACGCGTACCGCGCCGCGGACAAGCAGAACAAGGGGTTCTGGCTGATCATCCTCGGCGTCGCGGTAGCGGTGAACCTGTTCGTGCCCTGGCTGTTCCTGCAGCTCGCGGGCCTGGTCGCCACGATCGTCTTCTTCGTGGACGTACGGCCGGCGCTTCAGCAGGTGTCGGGTGGCAAGGGCTTCCGGCGCCGGGGCCGAGGGAGCAGCAGCGATGGTCCGTACGGTCCCTGGAACGGCGGTCGCTAG
- a CDS encoding PLP-dependent aminotransferase family protein produces the protein MKDYLSVADAVAEEIRSGALRPGDRLPPQRAFARQRGIANSTATRVYRELARRGLTVGEVGRGTFVRAASAGPGGTALALTEPAATRVDLELNHPAVPEQSALLAEGLGGLLRPDVLGQALRPVGASGLPSVRESAAALLARGGWRPDPARILFAGNGRQALTAAVTALVPPGGRLGVEELTYPVVKAMAARLGITLVPLAMDEDGLVPQALAEAHAAAPLHAVYVQPRLHNPLSLSMPEERVAALAEVLTGLGLTAVEDTVWAFLRDELRPLAAYAPERTVLIDSLSKRVAPGLTLGFAVAPPALSGGIGAALRAGGGVPMRFALEAAHRWQQDGTVRQLVRAKQREAVARQRIAARELAGFAVRSDPRSYHCWWQLPHPWRADTFVAAAARHGIGVVPAAAFTIGSGHAPAAVRLGLATARADVLAQALGTLAGLARSAPEDLVTD, from the coding sequence GTGAAGGACTACCTGAGCGTCGCCGACGCGGTCGCCGAGGAGATCAGGTCCGGCGCCCTGCGGCCCGGCGACCGCCTGCCCCCGCAGCGCGCGTTCGCGCGGCAGCGCGGCATCGCCAACTCCACCGCCACGCGCGTGTACCGGGAACTGGCCCGCCGCGGCCTGACGGTGGGGGAGGTGGGCCGCGGCACGTTCGTGCGGGCGGCGTCCGCCGGCCCCGGCGGCACCGCCCTCGCGCTCACCGAACCGGCGGCCACCCGCGTCGACCTGGAACTCAACCACCCGGCCGTACCCGAGCAGAGCGCGCTGCTCGCCGAGGGGCTCGGCGGGCTGCTGCGCCCCGACGTGCTCGGCCAGGCCCTGCGCCCGGTCGGCGCGTCCGGCCTGCCGTCCGTGCGGGAGTCCGCCGCCGCCCTCCTCGCCCGCGGCGGCTGGCGCCCCGACCCGGCCCGGATCCTGTTCGCGGGCAACGGACGGCAGGCCCTTACGGCCGCCGTCACCGCGCTCGTACCGCCCGGTGGCCGCCTCGGTGTCGAGGAGCTGACGTACCCCGTCGTCAAGGCCATGGCGGCCAGGCTCGGCATCACCCTCGTACCGCTGGCCATGGACGAGGACGGACTGGTCCCGCAGGCCCTGGCCGAAGCCCATGCCGCGGCCCCGCTGCACGCCGTCTATGTCCAGCCGAGGCTGCACAACCCGCTGTCGCTGTCGATGCCCGAGGAACGGGTCGCAGCGCTGGCCGAGGTCCTGACCGGCCTCGGACTGACCGCCGTCGAGGACACCGTCTGGGCGTTCCTGCGCGACGAACTGCGTCCGCTCGCCGCCTACGCCCCCGAACGGACCGTACTGATCGACAGCCTCTCCAAGCGCGTCGCGCCCGGTCTGACCCTCGGCTTCGCGGTGGCACCGCCCGCGCTGAGCGGCGGGATCGGCGCCGCCCTGCGCGCGGGCGGCGGGGTGCCGATGCGGTTCGCCCTGGAGGCCGCCCACCGCTGGCAGCAGGACGGCACCGTACGGCAGTTGGTGCGGGCCAAGCAGCGGGAGGCGGTGGCCCGGCAGCGGATCGCGGCCCGGGAGCTCGCCGGTTTCGCCGTGCGCAGCGATCCGCGCTCCTACCACTGCTGGTGGCAACTGCCGCACCCCTGGCGCGCGGACACCTTCGTCGCCGCGGCAGCGCGGCACGGCATCGGGGTGGTGCCGGCGGCCGCGTTCACCATCGGCAGCGGCCACGCCCCGGCCGCCGTCCGCCTCGGCCTCGCCACCGCGCGAGCGGACGTCCTGGCCCAGGCGCTCGGCACGCTCGCCGGGCTCGCCCGGTCGGCGCCGGAGGACCTCGTCACCGACTGA